One window from the genome of Paracoccus zhejiangensis encodes:
- a CDS encoding translocation/assembly module TamB domain-containing protein, producing MRKILLLLALILLPLSQAWAQDSAAEISEKVEDDKGFITNLLEENLSGAGREVIIDGFRGALSSRATYDQITIADAEGVWLTLKNGAIHWNRAALLRGRIEIAELSAAEILLPRLPSPGEQQRTAEAVEFSLPQLPVSINIEQILAERVELGEPVIGLPASVKVSGTMQLAGGEGTAKLSIDRLDGPRGQFLLDAGFANETRVLKLDLKLDEDADGLLVNLVDLHDKPSVKAEISGEGPLSDFLANITLATDGQPRVTGKASATAQAAEDGAPGTAFRLELGGDVASLLPPDNRGFFGTNTQLLADGWRGEDGRLQLPVLMIDTNALNVSGSLTTNENGAPEQAVLLMTLGADAGATELPVTLPFGGDLKVNDGRLELQYDAAQGDGWSLVGRVGEVDQQGVRIGALELNGAGTVLRDNDRLSEIDGKIEFGGREMRFDDAGLAQAIGDQITGVTEFSFVPGDVLELTNLSARGTDYGLEGSVLVEGLSTGIAASGNVTASYDDLSRLSQLAGRPVTGKAEAVIAGNYVVLTKGFDVNAQITGTDISVDQDQLDQLLQGESNITLIARRDQTGIQLNELTVNAQRLTAEAEGYLNSGSSDLKAKISMPSLSDADAELGGSLMADAFLSGASGSRRLTISGEAMDLKTGIEELDGALGGQTNLTVIAGEQDGGYVIEQFQFSNPQIKAEGQGNLVPGQMDAKADLDVPDLSVLGRGWAGSLTADATVREEGGVRFLDLTGRGTDLQLGQANVDGALTGETTLTAKVEQQGEVFTIRDLQLQNDQLNATAEGSYGPGQTDLTADLSIASLAALGQGWSGALQAQGRLQEQGDGVRRLNVTGTGTDLSLGQASVDGALTGQTRLSVRGTEQAGVFTIDEAHILNEQAEITAQGVVGGAETNVSGHVNFKQLAALGAGLQGSLVADGRAVAGSDGVIRVEVTGTGQDLAMGQQDLDAALSGPTAISLRGALDKGVFSIEDARIDNARLDVTASGKVGAGATDLTASLAAGDLRFLGRGISGAVNIDGRVVDQGGNRQITANGTINGLAIGQARIDPLLAGRTTLDLAATQSANGNLSIQRLVARNPQLSVNADGALQSGVNLDVTLNNLALLQPGIAGPARVSGTVRQPQAGGNYAVDLAATAPGGTRAQVSGTAAADFSTTDLRVSGVSDAALANPLIRTRSIEGPISFDIAMRGPPGLDAISGNVSLNGGRVSEPKLGLTLEALNVSANLQNGRIDVEGSGNVEAGGSLRVSGPVDLRNGTVDIGIVLDNVVLRDPNLYETRVSGNLSFAGVQADGPLISGRIDISEAELRIPSTGLGGAKAIPDIEHVGDSRPVAATRAKAGIEAFPSLASQDAGMQGPAATPPANPPRLDILLSAPNRVFIRGRGVDAEMGGQIRLTGTSRNVIPIGTLELIRGRVDLLGKRFVLTEGLVEMQGSLIPVIRLVAETSQDGITTRIIIDGEARDPEITFESSPEMPEEEVLSQLLFRRGLDKISPLQAAQLANAVAVLAGRGGEGIIGNLRNTVGLDDLDLQTDDEGNVEVRAGKYLSDNLYTDVSVGDDGKTELNLNLDISETLRARGSMGSDGESTLGVYFERDY from the coding sequence TATCCTGCTGCCGCTGTCCCAAGCCTGGGCGCAGGACAGCGCGGCCGAAATTTCCGAGAAGGTCGAGGACGACAAGGGCTTCATCACCAACCTTCTGGAAGAAAACCTGTCGGGTGCCGGTCGCGAGGTCATCATCGACGGTTTTCGCGGGGCGCTGTCCTCGCGCGCGACCTATGACCAGATCACCATCGCCGATGCCGAGGGCGTCTGGCTGACGCTGAAAAACGGCGCGATCCACTGGAACCGCGCGGCGTTGCTGCGTGGGCGGATCGAGATTGCCGAGCTGTCCGCCGCCGAGATCCTGCTGCCGCGCCTGCCGTCGCCGGGCGAACAGCAGCGCACCGCCGAGGCGGTCGAGTTTTCCCTGCCGCAACTGCCCGTGTCGATCAATATCGAGCAGATCCTCGCCGAGCGGGTGGAACTGGGCGAGCCGGTGATCGGCCTTCCGGCCTCGGTGAAGGTCAGCGGCACCATGCAACTGGCCGGTGGCGAGGGTACGGCGAAGCTGTCCATCGACCGGCTGGACGGCCCGCGCGGGCAGTTCCTGCTGGATGCGGGCTTTGCCAACGAGACCCGCGTGCTGAAGCTGGATCTGAAGCTGGACGAGGATGCCGACGGATTGCTGGTCAATCTGGTCGATCTCCATGACAAGCCCTCGGTCAAGGCCGAAATCTCGGGCGAGGGGCCGTTGTCGGACTTTCTGGCCAATATCACGCTGGCCACCGACGGCCAGCCGCGGGTGACCGGCAAGGCCAGCGCCACGGCGCAGGCGGCCGAAGACGGCGCGCCCGGCACCGCCTTCCGGCTGGAACTGGGCGGCGATGTCGCCAGCCTGTTGCCACCCGACAATCGCGGCTTCTTCGGCACCAATACCCAGCTTCTGGCGGATGGCTGGCGCGGCGAGGATGGCCGGCTGCAACTGCCGGTCCTGATGATCGACACCAATGCGCTGAACGTCTCGGGCTCGCTGACCACCAATGAGAACGGCGCACCCGAGCAGGCGGTGCTGCTGATGACCCTCGGCGCCGATGCCGGGGCGACGGAATTGCCCGTCACCCTGCCCTTTGGCGGCGACCTGAAGGTCAATGATGGCCGGCTGGAACTGCAATACGACGCGGCGCAGGGCGATGGATGGTCGCTGGTCGGGCGCGTCGGCGAGGTGGATCAGCAGGGCGTGCGGATCGGCGCGCTGGAACTGAACGGCGCGGGCACGGTGCTGCGCGACAATGACCGCCTGTCCGAGATCGACGGCAAGATCGAGTTCGGCGGCCGCGAGATGCGCTTTGACGATGCCGGGCTGGCGCAGGCCATCGGCGACCAGATCACCGGCGTGACCGAGTTCAGCTTTGTGCCGGGCGACGTGCTGGAGCTGACCAACCTCAGCGCGCGGGGCACGGATTATGGGCTTGAAGGCTCGGTCCTGGTCGAGGGGCTCAGCACCGGCATCGCCGCTTCGGGCAACGTCACCGCCAGCTATGATGACCTGTCGCGCCTCTCGCAGCTTGCGGGCCGTCCGGTCACCGGCAAGGCCGAGGCGGTCATTGCCGGCAATTATGTCGTGCTTACCAAGGGCTTCGATGTGAACGCCCAGATCACCGGCACCGATATCTCGGTCGATCAGGACCAGCTTGACCAGTTGCTGCAAGGCGAGTCGAACATCACCCTGATTGCCCGCCGCGATCAGACCGGCATCCAGTTGAACGAGCTGACGGTGAATGCGCAGCGGCTGACCGCCGAGGCCGAGGGCTATCTGAACAGCGGCTCCAGCGATCTGAAGGCCAAGATCTCGATGCCCTCGCTCAGCGATGCCGATGCCGAACTGGGCGGTTCGCTGATGGCCGATGCGTTCCTCAGCGGTGCCTCGGGTTCGCGCCGGCTGACCATCAGCGGCGAAGCGATGGACCTGAAAACCGGCATCGAGGAACTGGACGGCGCGCTCGGCGGCCAGACCAACCTGACGGTGATCGCCGGCGAGCAGGATGGCGGTTATGTCATCGAGCAATTCCAGTTCTCTAACCCGCAGATCAAGGCCGAGGGGCAGGGTAACCTGGTGCCCGGCCAGATGGATGCCAAGGCCGATCTGGATGTGCCGGATCTTTCGGTTCTGGGCCGTGGCTGGGCCGGCAGCCTGACCGCCGATGCGACGGTGCGCGAAGAAGGCGGCGTGCGCTTCCTTGACCTGACTGGCCGCGGCACCGACCTGCAACTGGGTCAGGCCAATGTCGATGGCGCGCTGACCGGTGAAACCACGCTGACCGCCAAGGTCGAACAGCAGGGCGAGGTCTTCACCATCCGCGATCTGCAACTGCAGAACGACCAGCTGAATGCCACGGCCGAGGGCAGCTATGGCCCCGGCCAGACCGACCTGACCGCCGACCTGTCGATCGCATCGCTGGCGGCTTTGGGCCAGGGGTGGAGCGGCGCGCTGCAGGCGCAGGGGCGTTTGCAGGAACAGGGCGACGGGGTACGGCGGCTGAACGTCACCGGCACCGGCACCGATTTGTCGCTGGGGCAGGCCAGCGTCGACGGCGCTCTGACTGGCCAGACCCGGTTGTCGGTGCGCGGAACCGAACAGGCCGGCGTCTTCACCATCGACGAGGCGCATATCCTGAACGAACAGGCCGAGATTACCGCGCAGGGCGTGGTCGGCGGCGCCGAAACCAATGTCAGCGGCCATGTGAACTTCAAGCAGTTGGCCGCGCTCGGCGCGGGCTTGCAGGGCAGCCTGGTGGCCGATGGCCGCGCGGTTGCGGGCAGCGACGGGGTGATCCGGGTCGAGGTGACGGGCACCGGTCAGGATCTGGCCATGGGCCAGCAGGATCTGGACGCGGCGCTGTCGGGACCGACGGCCATCAGCCTCAGGGGTGCACTCGACAAGGGCGTGTTCAGCATCGAGGACGCCCGGATCGACAATGCCCGGCTGGACGTGACCGCCAGCGGGAAGGTCGGGGCAGGGGCCACGGACCTGACCGCCAGCCTCGCAGCCGGCGACCTGCGCTTCCTTGGGCGCGGCATCTCGGGCGCGGTAAACATCGATGGCCGGGTGGTGGATCAGGGCGGAAACCGCCAGATCACCGCCAATGGCACCATCAACGGGCTGGCCATCGGGCAGGCGCGTATCGATCCGCTGCTGGCGGGCCGGACCACGCTCGATCTGGCGGCGACGCAATCGGCTAACGGAAATCTCAGCATCCAGCGGCTGGTGGCCCGCAATCCGCAGCTGTCGGTCAATGCCGACGGGGCGCTGCAATCGGGCGTCAACCTCGATGTGACGCTGAACAATCTGGCGCTGCTGCAGCCCGGTATCGCCGGTCCGGCGCGGGTTTCGGGCACGGTGCGGCAGCCGCAGGCGGGGGGGAATTACGCCGTCGATCTGGCGGCGACCGCGCCGGGCGGCACGCGGGCGCAGGTCTCGGGCACGGCAGCGGCCGATTTCTCGACCACCGATCTGCGCGTCTCGGGCGTCAGCGACGCGGCGCTGGCCAATCCGCTGATCCGCACCCGCAGCATCGAAGGGCCGATCAGCTTTGACATCGCCATGCGAGGCCCGCCGGGGCTGGATGCGATATCGGGCAATGTCTCGCTGAATGGTGGCCGCGTGTCCGAGCCGAAACTGGGACTGACGCTCGAGGCGCTGAATGTCAGCGCCAATCTGCAGAACGGGCGGATCGATGTCGAAGGCAGCGGCAATGTCGAGGCCGGGGGCAGCCTCAGGGTCAGCGGTCCGGTCGATCTGCGCAATGGCACGGTGGATATCGGGATCGTGCTCGACAATGTCGTGCTGCGCGACCCGAACCTCTACGAGACGCGGGTGTCGGGCAATCTCAGCTTTGCCGGGGTGCAGGCCGACGGACCCTTGATCTCGGGCCGGATCGATATTTCCGAGGCCGAGCTGCGCATCCCCTCGACCGGGTTGGGCGGGGCCAAGGCGATCCCGGATATCGAACATGTGGGCGACAGCCGCCCGGTCGCGGCAACCCGCGCCAAGGCAGGGATCGAGGCCTTCCCCAGCCTTGCCTCGCAGGATGCGGGGATGCAGGGACCGGCGGCGACCCCGCCCGCCAATCCGCCGCGGCTGGATATCCTGCTGTCGGCGCCCAATCGGGTGTTCATTCGCGGGCGAGGTGTCGATGCCGAGATGGGCGGCCAGATCCGGCTGACCGGCACCTCGCGCAATGTCATCCCCATCGGCACGCTGGAGCTGATCCGCGGCCGGGTCGATCTTTTGGGCAAGCGCTTCGTGTTGACCGAGGGTCTGGTCGAGATGCAGGGCAGCCTGATCCCGGTGATCCGGCTGGTGGCCGAGACCTCGCAGGATGGCATCACCACCCGCATCATCATCGATGGCGAGGCGCGCGACCCCGAGATCACCTTTGAATCCTCGCCCGAGATGCCCGAGGAAGAGGTTCTGTCGCAGCTGCTGTTCCGGCGCGGGCTGGACAAGATCAGCCCGCTGCAGGCGGCGCAGCTGGCCAATGCGGTCGCGGTTCTGGCCGGACGGGGCGGCGAGGGCATCATCGGCAACCTGCGCAACACGGTCGGGCTGGATGATCTGGACCTGCAGACCGATGACGAGGGCAATGTCGAGGTGCGGGCTGGCAAATACCTGTCGGACAATCTCTATACCGATGTCTCGGTCGGGGATGACGGCAAGACTGAACTGAACCTGAACCTCGATATCTCCGAGACGCTGCGGGCGCGGGGGTCGATGGGCAGCGACGGGGAAAGCACGCTCGGCGTCTATTTCGAGCGTGATTACTAG
- a CDS encoding PAS-domain containing protein has protein sequence MIHGLMTLLIAVVAGTVSVIAALLFIRWLDSRGHHATRRSRGALIGEAEPIIFLFRGRNLVDATLPAKNLAGAISEEAVDLPRLTAWLEGRFPDLSTRMAGLAATGRVELAGGAGTGIAALRLVIEDLGQNTTRLTISDPGAENAAIMVDSLTLQAMEEELELLRGSMNHTPMMAWRQDTDGTVTWANAAYLKRAEEVAQDGLSWPLPRLLDLPSLTDSAARLSRRAQLEARGSVLWFDCHAHRSGEQTMFFALPADAAVRAERGLREFVQTLTKTFADLPTGLAIFDRERNLQLFNPALIDLTGLSAGFLTGRPTLFDFLDKLRDARMVPEPKDYRSWRQQMNNLETAAATGRHVETWSLPGGQTYRVTGRPHPDGAVAFLFEDISSEISLTRKFRADLNLGALVLDGIEDALVVFGASGQFLLCNKAYEQLWGGRSATMAEAVERWRGAIAAGAGFEALTERLSLRDGTGRDDGAMAAPEGGLLGWSVRALTGGRQLVRFRLPESEAAGTSRDDAAPRNRKAIGAD, from the coding sequence ATGATCCATGGCCTGATGACCCTGCTGATCGCTGTCGTCGCGGGAACGGTCTCGGTGATCGCAGCACTGCTGTTCATCCGCTGGCTGGACAGCCGGGGGCATCATGCAACGCGCCGGTCTCGCGGGGCGCTGATCGGCGAGGCCGAGCCGATCATCTTCCTGTTTCGCGGCAGGAATCTGGTCGATGCGACCCTGCCGGCCAAGAACCTGGCCGGGGCGATCAGCGAAGAGGCGGTTGACCTGCCCCGGCTGACCGCCTGGTTGGAAGGCCGCTTTCCCGACCTCTCGACGCGCATGGCCGGTCTGGCCGCCACCGGCCGGGTCGAGCTGGCGGGTGGTGCCGGAACCGGGATCGCGGCACTGCGGCTGGTGATCGAGGATCTGGGCCAGAACACCACCCGGCTGACGATCAGCGATCCCGGCGCCGAGAATGCCGCCATCATGGTGGATTCGCTGACCCTGCAGGCGATGGAGGAAGAGCTTGAGCTGCTGCGCGGCTCGATGAACCACACGCCGATGATGGCTTGGCGACAGGATACCGACGGGACCGTCACCTGGGCCAATGCCGCTTACCTCAAGCGCGCCGAAGAGGTGGCGCAGGATGGGCTGAGCTGGCCCCTGCCCCGGCTTCTGGACCTGCCGAGCCTGACTGACAGCGCCGCGCGCCTGTCGCGCCGGGCGCAGCTCGAGGCGCGGGGATCTGTGCTGTGGTTCGACTGCCATGCCCATCGCTCGGGCGAGCAGACCATGTTCTTCGCCCTGCCCGCCGATGCCGCGGTCCGGGCCGAGCGTGGCCTGCGCGAGTTCGTCCAGACGCTGACCAAGACCTTTGCCGACCTGCCCACCGGGCTTGCGATCTTTGACCGCGAGCGCAACCTGCAACTGTTCAACCCGGCCCTGATCGACCTGACCGGCCTGTCGGCAGGCTTCCTGACCGGGCGGCCGACGCTGTTCGACTTTCTCGACAAGCTGCGCGACGCGCGCATGGTGCCGGAGCCCAAGGATTATCGCAGCTGGCGCCAGCAGATGAACAACCTGGAGACCGCAGCCGCCACGGGCCGCCATGTCGAGACCTGGTCCCTGCCCGGTGGCCAGACCTATCGGGTGACCGGTCGTCCGCATCCCGATGGCGCGGTGGCCTTCCTGTTCGAAGACATCAGCTCGGAGATTTCGCTGACCCGCAAGTTCCGGGCCGATTTGAACCTCGGCGCACTGGTGCTGGACGGGATCGAGGATGCGCTTGTGGTCTTTGGCGCCAGCGGGCAGTTCCTGCTGTGCAACAAGGCCTATGAGCAGCTTTGGGGCGGGCGCAGTGCCACCATGGCCGAGGCCGTCGAGCGCTGGCGCGGCGCTATTGCCGCCGGCGCGGGCTTCGAGGCGCTGACCGAGCGTTTGAGCCTGCGCGACGGCACTGGCCGCGATGACGGGGCGATGGCGGCGCCGGAGGGTGGGCTGCTGGGCTGGTCGGTGCGCGCATTGACCGGCGGGCGGCAACTGGTGCGCTTCCGCCTGCCCGAGAGCGAGGCCGCCGGCACCAGCCGTGACGATGCCGCCCCTCGCAACCGCAAGGCAATCGGTGCCGACTGA
- a CDS encoding ActS/PrrB/RegB family redox-sensitive histidine kinase: protein MLLPDAPQAEPIRMRTLVILRWVAIVGQLATVAVAWSIGLRFAIWPVLFLIGISALMNTWLLAGSSGRVDPSRAAGQLSFDLLQISLLIWWTGGPSNPFALLVLAPVTIAASSLSRRQTELIGLATILLISMAFWLALPLTHENGEEVTVPPLLALGHWLAIIIGVFFFAIYTHRVVAELSVTSQALFSTQLALAREQRLQHLGGVVAATAHELGTPLATIKLIAGELGDELADRPDLASDLEELRRSADRCGAILKAMGQAGKDDLLLRSAPLRVVLDEAVGIHGQRGPKVFITAIGPDIRRDPGVIHGLRNLIQNAVDFAAHEVHVDAVELGDQLSIAVSDDGPGFPPALLARLGDPYPTPKRGASSSRPGYDGMGLGLFIAKTLLERSGAVLDFANEAPGASVTVTWPLDRIAADSRRALGDNPRQAGIEMGTLTKS from the coding sequence ATGCTCTTGCCTGATGCCCCGCAGGCCGAGCCGATTCGCATGCGCACGCTGGTCATCCTGCGCTGGGTTGCCATCGTCGGACAGCTGGCGACGGTGGCCGTCGCCTGGTCGATCGGGTTGCGCTTTGCCATCTGGCCGGTGCTGTTCCTGATCGGCATTTCGGCGCTGATGAACACCTGGCTGCTGGCCGGATCCTCGGGACGGGTCGACCCCAGTCGCGCGGCGGGACAGCTGAGTTTTGACCTGCTGCAGATCTCGCTGCTGATCTGGTGGACCGGCGGACCCTCTAACCCCTTCGCCCTGCTGGTCCTTGCCCCCGTCACCATCGCCGCATCGTCCCTGTCCCGGCGCCAGACCGAGCTGATCGGCCTTGCCACCATTCTGCTGATCAGCATGGCCTTCTGGCTCGCCCTGCCGCTGACCCATGAGAATGGCGAGGAAGTGACCGTCCCGCCGCTTCTGGCACTGGGCCACTGGCTGGCGATTATCATCGGGGTCTTCTTCTTCGCCATCTACACCCATCGCGTGGTCGCAGAACTGTCGGTCACCTCGCAGGCGCTGTTCTCGACCCAGCTGGCACTGGCGCGCGAGCAGCGCCTGCAGCATCTGGGCGGCGTCGTCGCCGCCACCGCGCACGAGCTCGGCACCCCCCTGGCCACGATCAAGCTGATCGCCGGGGAACTGGGTGACGAGCTGGCCGATCGCCCGGATCTCGCCAGCGATCTGGAGGAGTTGCGCCGGTCCGCCGATCGCTGTGGCGCGATCCTGAAGGCCATGGGGCAGGCCGGCAAGGATGACCTGCTGCTGCGCAGCGCGCCGCTGCGGGTGGTGCTGGACGAGGCCGTCGGCATTCATGGGCAGCGCGGTCCCAAGGTCTTCATCACCGCCATTGGTCCCGACATTCGCCGCGATCCGGGCGTCATTCACGGCTTGCGCAACCTGATCCAGAATGCCGTCGATTTCGCCGCCCACGAGGTTCATGTGGACGCCGTCGAACTGGGCGACCAATTGTCCATTGCCGTCAGCGATGACGGCCCAGGCTTTCCCCCGGCCCTTCTGGCAAGGCTGGGCGATCCCTATCCCACCCCCAAGCGCGGCGCGAGCAGCAGCAGGCCGGGCTATGACGGCATGGGCTTGGGCCTGTTCATCGCCAAGACCCTGCTGGAGCGGTCCGGCGCGGTGCTTGATTTCGCCAACGAGGCGCCGGGCGCCTCGGTCACCGTCACCTGGCCGCTTGACCGTATCGCGGCAGACAGCCGCCGCGCTCTGGGCGACAATCCGCGCCAAGCCGGGATCGAAATGGGGACTTTAACCAAATCTTAA
- a CDS encoding SCO family protein, which produces MNKDRKLILAGTAAAVALLAVGGLWMSRDAGAGDFAQCQKSVVSGGMEAFGTEFTLTNGAGERVTDKQVFDRPSLLYFGYTFCPDVCPLDSARNAEASALLVENGIEVQPVFVTVDPARDTPEVVKTFTEQFSTPMVGLTGSDEEIQAVSKGWRNYFKLHNEEDKEYYLVDHMTNTYLVLPGHGTVEFFGRDASPDEVAERTACFVEAAS; this is translated from the coding sequence ATGAACAAGGACCGGAAACTGATTTTGGCCGGCACCGCAGCGGCGGTTGCATTACTGGCCGTTGGCGGCCTGTGGATGTCGCGCGATGCCGGCGCAGGCGATTTTGCGCAATGCCAGAAATCGGTGGTTTCGGGGGGAATGGAGGCCTTTGGCACGGAATTTACCCTGACCAATGGCGCCGGAGAGCGTGTCACCGACAAGCAGGTCTTTGATCGGCCCTCGCTTCTCTATTTCGGCTATACCTTCTGTCCCGATGTCTGCCCGCTGGACAGCGCCCGCAATGCCGAGGCCTCGGCACTACTCGTCGAAAACGGGATTGAAGTTCAGCCCGTGTTCGTCACCGTCGATCCGGCCCGGGACACGCCCGAGGTGGTGAAGACCTTCACCGAGCAATTCTCGACCCCGATGGTTGGCCTGACCGGCAGCGACGAGGAGATCCAGGCTGTCTCGAAAGGCTGGCGGAACTATTTCAAGCTGCATAACGAGGAGGATAAGGAGTATTATCTGGTCGACCATATGACCAATACGTATCTTGTTCTGCCTGGCCACGGCACGGTCGAATTCTTTGGTCGTGACGCATCGCCCGATGAGGTTGCCGAGCGCACCGCCTGTTTCGTCGAGGCCGCGTCCTGA
- a CDS encoding ActR/PrrA/RegA family redox response regulator transcription factor: MNQDLQEQIGADPSLLLVDDDENFVNRLARAMEKRGFRPISTRSVAEAMEAIRSAPPAYAVIDLRLEDGSGLDVVEALRESRDDARIIVLTGYGAIATAVAAVKMGATDYLSKPADATEVTAALLSAGEVLPPPPENPMSADRVRWEHIQRVYEQCDRNISETARRLHMHRRTLQRILAKREPR, encoded by the coding sequence GTGAATCAGGATCTACAGGAACAGATCGGCGCCGACCCGTCGCTGCTGCTGGTCGATGACGACGAGAATTTCGTCAACCGCCTGGCGCGGGCGATGGAAAAGCGCGGGTTCCGCCCGATCAGCACCCGCAGCGTCGCCGAGGCGATGGAGGCAATCCGCAGCGCGCCGCCCGCCTATGCGGTGATCGACCTGCGGCTGGAGGATGGCAGCGGGCTGGACGTGGTCGAGGCCCTGCGCGAGTCGCGCGACGATGCCCGTATCATCGTGCTGACCGGCTATGGCGCCATCGCCACGGCGGTCGCGGCGGTGAAAATGGGCGCGACGGATTATCTTTCTAAGCCGGCTGACGCAACGGAAGTTACCGCCGCCCTGCTGAGTGCTGGCGAAGTTCTGCCACCCCCGCCCGAGAACCCGATGTCCGCCGATCGCGTGAGATGGGAACATATTCAACGGGTTTACGAGCAATGCGACCGGAATATTAGTGAAACGGCACGTCGTCTTCACATGCATCGTAGAACGCTTCAGCGGATTCTTGCCAAAAGAGAGCCGCGCTAA
- a CDS encoding H-NS histone family protein — protein MDDKMTINFDKMTLKEMRDLQGRLERAISSFEDRKRREAMAAVENVAREHGFSLTDLTGGKMKRAGTVPPKYSNPGDPTMTWTGRGRKPRWVQESLNKGKTLDDLLI, from the coding sequence ATGGACGACAAAATGACTATTAACTTCGATAAGATGACCCTTAAGGAGATGCGCGATCTTCAGGGGCGGCTAGAGCGTGCGATCAGCTCGTTCGAGGACCGCAAGCGCCGCGAGGCGATGGCGGCCGTCGAGAATGTTGCGCGCGAACATGGTTTCAGTCTGACCGATCTGACGGGCGGAAAGATGAAGCGCGCCGGTACGGTGCCGCCGAAATACTCGAACCCCGGCGATCCGACGATGACCTGGACGGGCCGTGGCCGCAAACCGCGTTGGGTTCAAGAGAGCCTCAACAAGGGCAAGACCCTGGACGATTTGCTGATCTGA
- a CDS encoding HD domain-containing protein: MARTSSPSQPRAWQRMLSGRRLDLLDPTPFDIEIEDIAHGLAFVARWNGQTRGDWAYSVAEHSLLVEQIFTRIQSPVHPRWQLAALLHDAPEYVIGDMISPVKSALGCEYGELDERLAAAIHRRFGLPAVLPASIKKQIKQADRISAWLEAVQIAGFSETEANRLFRPLPDKSFAELRIAPRPPADVREGMLARHAELIAALDSMPA; encoded by the coding sequence ATGGCCCGCACATCTTCACCGTCCCAACCCCGGGCCTGGCAGCGGATGCTGTCGGGCCGCAGGCTTGACCTGCTGGACCCGACACCCTTCGATATCGAGATCGAAGATATCGCCCACGGGCTGGCTTTCGTCGCGCGCTGGAACGGCCAGACGCGCGGTGATTGGGCCTATTCGGTGGCCGAACATTCGCTGCTGGTCGAGCAGATCTTTACCCGAATTCAATCTCCGGTTCATCCGCGCTGGCAGCTTGCAGCCTTGCTGCATGATGCGCCGGAATATGTAATTGGGGATATGATATCGCCGGTGAAATCTGCTTTGGGTTGCGAATATGGCGAATTGGACGAACGCCTCGCGGCGGCTATCCATCGCCGTTTCGGATTGCCGGCGGTTCTGCCTGCCTCGATCAAAAAGCAGATCAAGCAGGCAGATCGCATTTCCGCCTGGCTTGAGGCCGTTCAAATCGCGGGCTTTTCCGAAACCGAGGCCAACAGGCTTTTCAGGCCGCTGCCCGACAAAAGCTTCGCGGAGCTGCGTATCGCACCTCGCCCGCCCGCAGATGTGCGGGAAGGGATGCTGGCACGACATGCAGAATTGATCGCCGCGCTGGACAGCATGCCAGCCTGA
- the secB gene encoding protein-export chaperone SecB: MADETNNAATAEPQAAAAPQPVKMQILAQFIRDLSFENVVAQKGAPSGEVQPEISVQVSLDARKRGSENQYEVLSKFKVTSVNGSDKQPLFLAELDYGGVFNIEGVPEDQLHPFLMIECPRMLFPFVRRIISDVTRDGGFPPFNMEPVDFVALYRQELTRRAQAQAAQAQSEGQKLS, translated from the coding sequence ATGGCCGATGAAACCAACAACGCCGCCACTGCAGAACCCCAGGCCGCCGCTGCCCCGCAGCCGGTGAAGATGCAGATCCTCGCGCAGTTCATCCGCGACCTGTCCTTCGAGAACGTCGTCGCCCAGAAAGGCGCCCCCTCGGGCGAGGTCCAGCCCGAGATCAGCGTGCAGGTCAGCCTCGACGCCCGCAAGCGCGGCAGCGAGAACCAGTACGAGGTGCTGTCGAAATTCAAGGTGACCTCGGTCAATGGCAGCGACAAGCAGCCGCTGTTCCTGGCCGAGCTGGATTACGGCGGGGTCTTCAACATCGAGGGCGTGCCGGAAGACCAGCTGCACCCCTTCCTGATGATCGAATGCCCGCGGATGCTGTTCCCCTTCGTGCGCCGCATCATCTCGGACGTGACCCGCGATGGCGGATTCCCGCCCTTCAACATGGAGCCGGTCGATTTCGTCGCGCTCTACCGGCAGGAACTGACGCGCCGCGCCCAGGCTCAGGCGGCGCAGGCGCAGTCCGAAGGCCAGAAACTCTCCTGA